The Micrococcales bacterium genomic interval GGCTCGAGGTCGGGGTAGAGGGCCTCGCCTTGGCTAAGAACCCGGGCCATAATTGCCGCGTCGTCTCGGTATTGCCGATGTCGGTCCAGCTGGGTGATCGACTGGCGGACGGCGTCTGAGCGAGATTTGGCCCGGCCTCCGGCAACTTCGGCATCGAGAATGGCCAGCTCTTGTTGGCTAAGGCGAATCGCGATCTGTGTGCTCACAGGCCAATCCTACCTCTGGTGCATACCAATTGGTATGCACCCGTCGCTGGGGACAACGACCCGGACTGAAGACTGGCGCAGCGGTGGCTCAGTCCGTCTTTTCCAGGATCAGCAGCTCGGATAACGGGATGATGGCGCGCCCAATGTGAAGCGTCAAGGAATCAGCAAGGTCTTCAGACAGGTCGTATTGAAGAAAAAAGGTGTTAGCCAGCGTGATGGCCTCTGAATCAGAGATGTCTTCGCCAATTCCAATGCCCCTGATCGCGATGACTTTGTATTCCGTTCCGTCTTCGCCCGCCAAGACAATGGGCGACTGCTCGGCTGCGCTTTGGAAGTCCTCCAAGAAAATGGTGGCCGGATCCTCATAGGACACCACGACTTCGAAACACCCATCGGCAAAGTTTGGCCCGCAGTTATCCCCCATCTGGTGGCCTTCGATAGTAAAGGCGTAATCCTGCCAATCGACGTCAATGGCTCCCCTTAGTTCTTCGGCGCTTTCTGCGGGAGTTGCCTCTGCGGCCGGGGTCTTATCTGTTGTCTCGGTGGCCGGCTTGTCCCCGCCGCAGCCGAAACAAGT includes:
- a CDS encoding ribbon-helix-helix domain-containing protein, whose product is MSTQIAIRLSQQELAILDAEVAGGRAKSRSDAVRQSITQLDRHRQYRDDAAIMARVLSQGEALYPDLEPIPASDLSWIDR